A genomic segment from Pseudoxanthomonas sp. CF385 encodes:
- a CDS encoding SdrD B-like domain-containing protein: protein MKQSGPAAGVAACVRAKSELPHEFPARTASRTSRSWRRLAFFALSCLAPAAWGADLQISNLSDTGYDPTPVGGQVVYHVVVENGDIDTVSDAVALFDLPAGATPAPLPAFCASLGGSPVRIRCDIPTLTQASSSAAFDIQMNTAGMTAGTVQIHGAVGFAGALPGAGESLNALSPTHPFYGSDSDTDNNHLSQGTTLQQSGDLRLVKSATPSPVIGGGEVTYTLQVFNDGPDASAGFNVVDTLPAGVSLVAGSFLGTGWTFNTGTMTATHAGSLANGASSSFSFRAKVNVGSGNITNAAVVNAGAMPDPNVGNNTADVTTPVTPGADLMISKSANPAPAIAGEPITFNIQVRNLGPSAATNPRWTDTLPAGFLVTGGNQPAGWTCTTSAGDTVRGCVLAGDLAVGSIVNFTIQATVPSNGANSSGNVTNTATVTSDTADAVSTNNTGSTTFSVVPDGADLGLAKSKAPALVAIWPGTGDDSDSRMTSTIAVHNYGPRAATGNVRVVDTLAPGEEYVSGGNTGEWTCSVAPPAWNAGGPTQVVTCDLDPSRYPLARNQDAPDLRIITRARTADIALTNNACTGGSGGSLEPLTGSIDEDRNTTNDCAGDGTRTTNDRVDLQLEKWTNAPGAGDNTIAVGVDSFTYTLRVTNLAITDAVPATGIVVNDTLPGFVPASNGLPSTGISVSAPAGWNCPVSGASIVCRSNATALAPGAFADIVITVSRPLFDSVGQSPGSCGAGAPASGAFCNTAGVAVDPAVPDSVGEVNGANNQASDWVRIEREANIRTTAKNITTGNVGRAGVNTQYVMSYLNEGTASVPGVVFRDTFTIPANDAGFVLVSATRTPGTVACTATPAGGLTAINTAGGMSYANPTGAPLQLAIECPALSMSHRQGEDLRVTIRPNVNSGNNPAGRQFDNIAGFSIAGGATGSDANGAYDYNTDTSAADDQKTASLTFQQGVADLIVNKTDLGFTGGVDPLGYDALNPANNLITYRISVRNVGPSVATNVRIHDTYRVPNGRQVRFMGIAPGPIGGPSAGFSTAGCTVSSANPFTGTGTTPADTGLVIDCDVPGAGFGASDTAGILGVNATSYVYVQYRYETPPGASGDTARNYVDVSGAETDLNTADNSVDEQTSIRARADVGVTKHVFTELPNSDPDVALPASPATTVALRQPFYWVIEGANNGPGASLSRDRTGTSPLNGTGTVIADTLPAGLEILGSATWQKKGPPAGGDEVPNGTGACTAVGLALTCRLGDMTVTGKVRVVIPVRWTTYPGVAAQINTTSITTEQVDPNQGNNTGTEDILVTRSSLAGVVFQDRNRAGANGGTHQGVGTEPGIAGVTITLTGTDAYGNAVSRTAVTATGGTYSFTDLSPANASGYTLTQTQPAGYVNSPSALPTTGGSEPSVGGTYSAGSPNSVIAAIPVGANDTGVRYNFPEVRRPSLSGFVYIDGNFSNMREGSDGAIAGATVELLNAGTGAVVATTTTNASGAYSFTNLDPLIVYTLREALPAGNYQNRQTAVNAGLIGGVACATGCTPGTGVGGDAATTDRISAIDLGAGTDGTVFNFGEDAVAGISGSVYVDRNGNGDFDAGDAGATHSRPNGGLQGVTVTLTGAGADGIFGNGDDPAPVTLQTDVNGAYQFTGLVVGQNYRVTETQPDGYGNGTENATNVIDVNALPSVGVTGRDFGETLGSLAGAVFEDFSTTPANNNNGSFDGGENPIANVTLTLTGTDRLGNAVNVTVQTNASGAYVFRDLLPPQAGTTYTITETQPTGYIDGRHAPGNAATPGTATTANVIDGIAINAGQAATGYLFGELANAIISGTVYLDRDDDGDRDAGEPGIPGVTVVIEGAGPDGVFGTPDDLPPVTLTTDANGGYSYGGAITGQNYRIVETQPTGLANGQENPTNTIVVTNLPASGSSGNDFGERAASLSGNVWLDANNNGVRDAGENGIAGVSVSLPAGTVDALGNAVAAIVTDANGNYRFDDLLAGTYTVSEQTAQPVVGGVTTINGTTVAGTIGGSPSGTATPVATVPSAVSGIVLPAGGASIGNNFGETLGVALSGRVFFDANNDGAQSGAAETGIDGVTITLTGTDDTGAEVSLSTTTDANGDYTFEGLRPGTYTVTEPTQPAGTSNGQTVAGTIGGTPSGTATPITTVPSAISAIDLTTPGASSIGNNFGEIPLNSSIGGRVWRDADNDGVIDPSETGIGNVVVRLSGTDLAGNTITREVTTQPDGTYAFTELPPGTYTITEPEQPAGTLNGITNAGTGGGTATPPTSTPSVISAITLGVGEDVSGNDFGEVPAGAISGRVYNDGNNNGVIDAGEGGYANVQVVLTGTDDLGQAVNVTVTTDADGRYRFDDLRPGTYTVTEPTQPAETLNGITSAGTLDGTVVGTATPVTTTPSAISGIVLPPGGESVDNNFGEIGDSPDLVVSKTATPAIFTVNNTATYTLRVRNIGQQPSAGEYVVEDRLPTGLTLAAAPAGAGWTCTAAPGEDRFRCASSTVIAAGATSADSIIAQVRVAASAATGSPVNNAVIVEGGGENEFRTPTPDERADFEGNPGDLPVCDPAITQNVCRLPTPVQLSASVSGTVWFDQGSDFGRIDGGDRRLSGWIVEVVNAGGQVVGSATAGVDGTYSIADQVPGVPLSIRFRDPATGVVWGLPVSGDTIAGAPVPCDANTAIANGTASSCRSNEGGNTHLAVVLAPGANLPQQSLPLNPGGVVYDATTRTPVPGSRVTLTPIGTCAGYTPEQHVLNAALGGYTVQGTSISMTVGAEGFYQFLLGPDAPATCRFQLAVTPPAGYAFESGMIPAETSSLTPPSTPGEGYPVQTNATAPTGPVGTSTTYYLELTLGSGVAVPVHNHIPLDPQIAPGLVITKTGDRKTVEVGDSLVYTITIRQTAGAAMGTVNVIDRLPHGFTYIDGTARVDGAGIDNPLGKPGPTLVFDVGALAVGQQKVLTYRVRVGVGSQQGDGINRARAHGCSIDGGCVDPTTLTPYPNGGVVPSNPAEYRVIISGGVFADEGCVLGKIFVDCNVNHVQDKEELGIPGVRMYFEDGTWMVSDSEGKYSYCGLPPKSHTLKVDPSTLPVGSRLTTSSNRNLGDADSLFIDLKNGELHRADFIEGSCSNPVIEQVKARRTQGEIRAPETERNQQPLRFESKPARAPQQGTDSANQRPIVEPRPTTSAPTGTDDMRNGEVQP, encoded by the coding sequence ATGAAGCAATCTGGCCCGGCGGCAGGTGTCGCTGCGTGCGTACGTGCGAAATCTGAATTACCCCACGAGTTCCCTGCGCGAACCGCATCGCGGACGTCCCGGTCATGGCGACGGCTGGCCTTCTTCGCGCTGAGCTGCCTGGCGCCTGCGGCATGGGGCGCCGACCTGCAGATCAGCAACCTGTCCGACACCGGTTACGACCCGACCCCCGTAGGAGGGCAGGTCGTCTATCACGTGGTGGTCGAAAACGGCGATATCGATACGGTCTCCGATGCCGTTGCGCTGTTCGACCTGCCCGCCGGCGCAACCCCGGCCCCGTTGCCCGCCTTCTGCGCGAGCCTGGGCGGTTCGCCGGTGCGGATCCGCTGCGACATCCCCACGCTGACGCAGGCGTCGTCGTCGGCCGCTTTCGATATCCAGATGAATACCGCCGGGATGACGGCCGGTACCGTGCAGATCCACGGTGCGGTCGGCTTCGCCGGCGCGCTGCCCGGCGCAGGCGAATCGCTCAACGCGTTGTCGCCGACGCACCCCTTCTACGGCAGCGACAGCGACACCGACAACAATCACCTGAGCCAGGGCACCACCCTGCAGCAGTCCGGCGATCTGCGTCTGGTCAAATCGGCGACGCCTTCGCCGGTGATCGGCGGCGGTGAAGTGACGTACACGCTGCAGGTATTCAACGACGGCCCCGATGCATCGGCCGGCTTCAATGTCGTGGACACGCTGCCCGCCGGCGTCAGCCTCGTGGCCGGCAGCTTCCTGGGAACCGGTTGGACGTTCAACACGGGCACGATGACGGCGACCCATGCCGGCTCGCTCGCCAACGGCGCCAGCAGTTCCTTCAGTTTCCGCGCCAAGGTCAACGTCGGCAGCGGCAACATCACCAATGCAGCGGTGGTGAACGCGGGCGCGATGCCCGATCCGAACGTGGGCAACAACACCGCGGACGTGACCACGCCGGTCACGCCCGGTGCCGACCTGATGATCAGCAAGAGCGCCAATCCGGCGCCGGCGATCGCGGGCGAACCGATCACCTTCAACATCCAGGTCCGCAACCTGGGCCCCAGCGCGGCGACCAACCCGCGCTGGACCGATACCCTGCCCGCCGGCTTCCTCGTCACCGGCGGCAACCAGCCCGCGGGCTGGACCTGCACCACCAGCGCGGGCGACACGGTGCGCGGCTGCGTGCTTGCGGGCGATCTGGCGGTGGGCTCCATCGTCAACTTCACGATCCAGGCGACGGTGCCGTCCAACGGCGCCAACAGCAGCGGCAACGTGACCAACACGGCCACGGTGACGTCGGACACGGCCGACGCGGTGTCGACGAACAACACCGGCAGCACCACCTTCAGCGTCGTGCCGGATGGCGCCGACCTGGGACTGGCGAAGAGCAAGGCGCCGGCGCTGGTCGCGATCTGGCCGGGCACCGGCGACGACAGCGACAGCCGCATGACGTCGACCATCGCGGTGCACAACTACGGTCCGCGCGCCGCCACCGGCAATGTCCGCGTGGTGGATACGCTCGCGCCGGGCGAGGAATACGTCAGCGGCGGCAACACGGGCGAGTGGACCTGCTCGGTCGCGCCCCCGGCGTGGAATGCCGGCGGCCCGACCCAGGTCGTCACCTGCGACCTGGATCCGTCCCGCTATCCGCTGGCGAGGAACCAGGACGCACCGGACCTGCGCATCATCACGCGCGCCCGCACGGCCGACATCGCGCTGACCAACAACGCCTGCACCGGCGGTTCCGGCGGCTCGCTCGAGCCGCTCACCGGCAGCATCGACGAAGACCGCAACACGACCAACGACTGCGCCGGCGACGGCACGCGCACGACCAACGATCGCGTCGACCTGCAGCTCGAGAAGTGGACCAACGCGCCGGGCGCGGGCGACAACACGATCGCCGTCGGCGTGGACAGCTTCACCTACACGCTGCGCGTCACCAACCTGGCCATCACCGATGCGGTGCCCGCCACCGGCATCGTGGTCAACGACACGCTGCCCGGCTTCGTGCCGGCCTCCAACGGCCTGCCCAGCACGGGCATCTCGGTCAGTGCGCCCGCCGGCTGGAACTGCCCGGTCAGCGGCGCCTCGATCGTCTGCCGTTCGAACGCGACGGCGCTGGCGCCCGGTGCGTTCGCCGACATCGTCATCACCGTCTCCCGCCCGCTGTTCGACAGCGTCGGCCAGAGCCCGGGCAGCTGTGGCGCGGGCGCGCCCGCGTCCGGTGCGTTCTGCAACACCGCCGGCGTGGCGGTGGACCCGGCCGTGCCGGACTCGGTCGGCGAGGTCAACGGCGCCAACAACCAGGCCAGCGACTGGGTGCGCATCGAGCGCGAAGCGAACATCCGCACCACCGCCAAGAACATCACCACCGGTAATGTCGGCCGCGCGGGCGTGAACACCCAGTACGTGATGTCCTACCTCAACGAAGGTACGGCGTCCGTGCCTGGCGTGGTCTTCCGCGACACCTTCACGATTCCCGCGAACGATGCCGGCTTCGTGCTCGTGTCGGCCACGCGCACCCCCGGCACGGTGGCCTGTACGGCGACGCCGGCAGGTGGCCTCACCGCCATCAACACCGCGGGCGGCATGTCGTACGCCAACCCCACCGGCGCACCGCTGCAGCTGGCGATCGAATGCCCTGCGCTGTCGATGTCGCACCGGCAGGGCGAAGACCTGCGGGTGACCATCCGCCCGAACGTCAACAGCGGCAACAATCCCGCCGGACGCCAGTTCGACAACATCGCGGGCTTCAGCATCGCGGGCGGCGCGACCGGCAGCGACGCCAACGGCGCGTACGACTACAACACCGACACGTCGGCGGCCGACGACCAGAAGACCGCCTCGCTGACGTTCCAGCAGGGCGTGGCCGACCTGATCGTCAACAAGACCGATCTCGGGTTCACCGGCGGCGTCGACCCGCTGGGCTACGACGCCCTCAATCCCGCCAACAACCTGATCACCTATCGCATCTCGGTGCGGAACGTCGGTCCGTCCGTGGCGACGAACGTCCGCATCCACGACACCTACCGCGTGCCGAACGGACGCCAGGTGCGTTTCATGGGCATCGCACCGGGCCCCATCGGCGGTCCGTCCGCCGGCTTCAGCACGGCGGGCTGCACGGTCTCTTCGGCGAATCCGTTCACCGGCACCGGCACGACGCCCGCCGATACCGGACTGGTCATCGATTGCGACGTGCCGGGCGCGGGCTTCGGCGCCAGCGACACGGCCGGTATCCTCGGCGTGAACGCGACCAGCTACGTCTACGTGCAGTACCGCTACGAGACGCCGCCCGGCGCCAGCGGCGACACCGCCCGCAACTACGTGGACGTGTCGGGCGCCGAAACCGATCTGAACACCGCCGACAACAGCGTCGACGAGCAGACCTCGATCCGTGCCCGCGCCGACGTCGGCGTGACCAAGCACGTGTTCACCGAATTGCCGAACAGCGACCCCGATGTCGCGTTGCCCGCGTCGCCGGCGACGACGGTGGCCTTGCGCCAGCCGTTCTACTGGGTGATCGAGGGCGCCAACAACGGTCCCGGTGCCAGCCTGTCGCGCGACCGCACCGGCACCAGTCCGTTGAACGGCACGGGTACGGTGATCGCCGACACCCTGCCGGCGGGCCTGGAAATCCTCGGCAGCGCCACGTGGCAGAAGAAGGGTCCGCCCGCCGGCGGCGACGAAGTGCCCAACGGCACCGGCGCCTGCACGGCCGTCGGACTGGCGCTGACCTGCCGCCTGGGCGACATGACGGTGACCGGCAAGGTCCGCGTCGTCATCCCGGTGCGCTGGACCACCTATCCCGGCGTCGCGGCGCAGATCAACACCACCAGCATCACCACCGAGCAGGTGGATCCGAACCAGGGCAACAACACGGGCACCGAGGACATCCTCGTCACCCGTTCGTCGCTGGCCGGCGTGGTGTTCCAGGATCGCAATCGCGCGGGCGCCAACGGCGGTACCCACCAGGGTGTCGGTACCGAACCCGGCATCGCCGGCGTGACCATCACGCTGACCGGCACCGATGCCTACGGCAATGCCGTCAGCCGCACCGCGGTCACGGCCACGGGCGGTACCTACAGCTTCACCGACCTGTCGCCGGCGAACGCCTCGGGCTACACGCTGACGCAGACGCAGCCGGCCGGCTATGTGAACAGTCCGTCCGCACTGCCCACCACGGGCGGCAGCGAGCCGTCCGTGGGCGGCACCTACAGCGCGGGCTCCCCGAACTCGGTGATCGCCGCCATCCCGGTCGGCGCCAACGACACCGGCGTGCGCTACAACTTCCCGGAAGTGCGCCGTCCCTCGCTGTCGGGCTTCGTCTACATCGACGGCAACTTCAGCAACATGCGCGAAGGCAGCGACGGCGCCATCGCGGGCGCGACGGTCGAACTGTTGAACGCCGGCACCGGTGCCGTGGTGGCGACCACCACGACCAATGCGTCCGGCGCCTACAGCTTCACCAACCTGGATCCGCTGATCGTCTACACGCTGCGCGAGGCCCTGCCCGCCGGCAATTACCAGAACCGCCAGACGGCAGTGAACGCCGGCCTGATCGGCGGCGTGGCATGCGCCACCGGCTGTACGCCGGGCACCGGTGTCGGCGGTGATGCCGCGACGACCGACCGCATCAGCGCCATCGACCTCGGCGCCGGCACGGACGGCACCGTGTTCAACTTCGGCGAAGACGCCGTGGCCGGCATCAGCGGCAGCGTCTACGTCGATCGCAACGGCAACGGCGACTTCGACGCCGGCGACGCGGGCGCGACGCACTCGCGTCCCAACGGTGGCCTGCAGGGCGTGACTGTGACGCTGACCGGCGCGGGCGCCGACGGCATCTTCGGCAACGGCGACGATCCGGCGCCGGTGACGCTGCAGACCGATGTCAACGGTGCGTACCAGTTCACCGGTCTCGTGGTCGGGCAGAACTACCGGGTGACCGAGACGCAGCCGGACGGCTACGGCAACGGCACCGAGAACGCCACCAACGTCATCGACGTCAACGCGCTGCCGTCCGTGGGCGTGACGGGTCGTGACTTCGGCGAAACGCTGGGTTCGCTGGCGGGCGCGGTGTTCGAGGATTTCTCGACCACGCCAGCCAACAACAACAACGGCAGCTTCGACGGCGGCGAGAACCCGATCGCCAACGTGACGCTCACGCTGACCGGCACCGACCGGCTGGGCAACGCGGTCAACGTCACCGTGCAGACCAACGCGAGCGGCGCGTACGTGTTCCGCGACCTGCTGCCGCCGCAGGCCGGCACCACGTACACGATCACCGAAACGCAGCCCACCGGTTACATCGACGGCCGGCATGCGCCGGGCAACGCGGCCACGCCGGGCACGGCGACCACCGCGAACGTCATCGACGGCATCGCGATCAACGCAGGCCAGGCGGCGACCGGCTATCTGTTCGGCGAACTCGCCAACGCGATCATCAGCGGCACGGTGTACCTGGACCGCGATGACGACGGCGACCGCGACGCGGGCGAACCGGGTATCCCCGGCGTCACCGTGGTGATCGAAGGCGCGGGCCCGGATGGCGTGTTCGGCACGCCGGACGACCTGCCGCCGGTCACCCTGACCACCGACGCGAACGGCGGCTACAGCTATGGCGGTGCGATCACCGGCCAGAACTACCGCATCGTCGAAACCCAGCCGACCGGGCTGGCGAACGGCCAGGAAAATCCGACCAACACCATCGTCGTCACCAACCTGCCGGCGAGCGGTTCCAGCGGCAACGACTTCGGCGAGCGCGCGGCATCGCTGTCGGGCAACGTGTGGCTCGATGCGAACAACAACGGCGTGCGCGATGCGGGCGAGAACGGCATCGCCGGCGTCAGCGTGTCGCTGCCGGCCGGCACCGTGGATGCGCTGGGCAATGCGGTGGCCGCGATCGTCACCGACGCCAACGGCAACTACCGTTTCGACGATCTGCTGGCGGGCACCTATACCGTCAGTGAGCAGACCGCGCAGCCCGTGGTGGGCGGCGTGACCACGATCAACGGCACCACCGTGGCCGGCACGATCGGCGGCAGCCCCAGCGGCACCGCCACGCCGGTGGCCACCGTGCCGAGCGCGGTGTCGGGCATCGTGCTGCCTGCGGGCGGCGCGTCGATCGGCAACAACTTCGGCGAGACCTTGGGCGTGGCGCTGTCCGGCCGCGTGTTCTTCGATGCCAACAACGACGGTGCCCAGTCCGGCGCGGCGGAGACCGGCATCGACGGCGTGACCATCACGCTGACCGGCACCGACGACACCGGCGCGGAGGTCTCGCTCAGCACCACCACCGACGCCAACGGCGACTACACGTTCGAAGGCCTGCGTCCGGGCACCTACACGGTGACCGAGCCCACGCAGCCGGCCGGCACCAGCAACGGTCAGACCGTGGCCGGCACGATCGGTGGCACGCCGTCGGGCACCGCCACGCCGATCACCACCGTGCCCAGCGCGATCAGTGCGATCGACCTGACCACGCCGGGCGCGAGCTCGATCGGCAACAACTTCGGCGAGATCCCGCTCAACAGTTCCATCGGCGGCCGCGTGTGGCGTGATGCCGACAACGACGGCGTCATCGATCCGTCCGAAACCGGCATCGGCAATGTGGTCGTGCGCCTCAGCGGCACCGACCTGGCCGGCAACACCATCACCCGCGAAGTGACCACGCAGCCGGATGGCACCTACGCCTTCACCGAACTGCCGCCGGGCACGTACACCATCACCGAACCCGAGCAGCCCGCGGGTACGTTGAACGGCATCACGAACGCCGGCACCGGGGGGGGCACCGCGACGCCGCCGACCTCCACGCCTTCCGTCATCAGCGCCATCACACTGGGCGTGGGCGAGGACGTCAGCGGCAACGACTTCGGCGAAGTGCCGGCCGGTGCGATCAGCGGCCGTGTCTACAACGACGGCAACAACAACGGCGTGATCGATGCGGGCGAGGGTGGCTACGCGAACGTGCAGGTGGTGCTGACCGGCACCGACGACCTGGGCCAGGCCGTCAACGTCACCGTCACCACCGATGCCGATGGCCGCTACCGTTTCGACGATCTGCGTCCGGGCACGTACACCGTGACCGAACCCACGCAGCCGGCGGAGACGCTCAACGGCATCACCAGCGCGGGCACCCTCGACGGCACCGTCGTCGGCACCGCGACGCCGGTGACGACCACGCCGTCGGCGATCAGCGGCATCGTGCTGCCGCCGGGTGGCGAGTCGGTCGACAACAACTTCGGCGAGATCGGCGATTCGCCCGACCTGGTGGTCAGCAAGACCGCCACGCCGGCCATCTTCACGGTCAACAACACGGCCACCTACACGCTGCGCGTACGCAACATCGGGCAGCAGCCCAGCGCGGGCGAATACGTGGTGGAAGACCGCCTGCCCACCGGGCTGACGCTCGCCGCGGCACCCGCGGGCGCGGGCTGGACCTGCACCGCGGCACCGGGCGAAGACCGTTTCCGCTGCGCCAGCAGCACGGTGATCGCCGCGGGCGCGACGTCGGCCGACAGCATCATCGCGCAGGTGCGCGTGGCGGCTTCCGCCGCGACGGGATCGCCGGTGAACAACGCGGTGATCGTCGAAGGCGGCGGCGAGAACGAGTTCCGCACGCCGACGCCGGACGAACGCGCCGACTTCGAAGGCAACCCGGGCGACCTGCCAGTGTGCGACCCGGCGATCACCCAGAACGTGTGCCGCCTGCCCACGCCGGTGCAGTTGTCGGCCTCGGTGTCGGGCACGGTGTGGTTCGACCAGGGCAGCGACTTCGGCCGCATCGACGGCGGTGATCGCCGCCTGTCCGGCTGGATCGTCGAAGTCGTGAACGCAGGCGGCCAGGTCGTCGGGTCGGCGACCGCCGGTGTCGATGGCACGTACTCGATCGCCGACCAGGTGCCCGGCGTGCCGCTGAGCATCCGCTTCCGCGACCCGGCCACGGGCGTGGTGTGGGGCCTGCCGGTCAGCGGCGACACGATCGCCGGTGCGCCGGTGCCGTGCGATGCGAACACCGCCATCGCCAACGGCACCGCCAGCTCCTGCCGCAGCAACGAGGGCGGCAACACGCACCTGGCCGTCGTGCTGGCGCCGGGTGCGAACCTGCCGCAGCAGAGCCTGCCGCTGAATCCCGGCGGCGTGGTCTACGACGCGACGACGCGCACGCCGGTCCCCGGTTCGCGCGTCACCCTGACGCCGATCGGCACCTGTGCCGGCTATACGCCCGAGCAGCACGTGCTGAACGCCGCGCTGGGGGGTTACACGGTGCAGGGCACGTCGATATCGATGACGGTGGGTGCGGAAGGCTTCTACCAGTTCCTGCTGGGTCCGGACGCGCCCGCGACGTGCCGCTTCCAGCTGGCGGTGACGCCGCCGGCGGGTTACGCGTTCGAGTCCGGCATGATCCCGGCGGAAACCTCGTCGCTGACGCCGCCGTCCACGCCGGGCGAAGGCTACCCGGTGCAGACGAATGCGACCGCGCCGACCGGCCCGGTGGGCACGTCGACGACGTACTACCTGGAGCTGACCCTGGGCTCGGGCGTGGCGGTGCCGGTGCACAACCATATCCCGCTGGACCCGCAGATCGCGCCCGGCCTGGTCATCACCAAGACCGGCGACCGCAAGACGGTGGAAGTGGGTGACAGCCTGGTCTACACGATCACCATCCGCCAGACCGCGGGTGCGGCGATGGGCACGGTCAACGTCATCGACCGCCTGCCGCACGGCTTCACCTACATCGACGGTACCGCGCGCGTCGACGGCGCCGGCATCGACAATCCGCTCGGCAAACCGGGCCCGACGCTGGTGTTCGACGTCGGTGCGCTCGCGGTCGGCCAGCAGAAGGTGCTGACGTACCGCGTGCGCGTCGGCGTGGGCAGCCAGCAGGGCGACGGCATCAACCGTGCGCGCGCCCATGGCTGCTCGATCGACGGCGGCTGCGTCGACCCGACCACGCTGACGCCGTACCCGAACGGGGGCGTGGTGCCGTCCAACCCGGCCGAGTACCGCGTGATCATCAGCGGCGGCGTGTTCGCCGATGAAGGCTGCGTGCTGGGCAAGATCTTCGTGGACTGCAACGTCAACCACGTGCAGGACAAGGAAGAACTCGGCATCCCCGGCGTACGCATGTACTTCGAGGATGGCACCTGGATGGTGAGCGACTCGGAAGGCAAGTACAGCTACTGCGGCCTGCCGCCGAAGAGCCACACGCTGAAGGTCGATCCGTCGACCCTGCCCGTGGGTTCGCGCCTGACCACCAGCAGCAACCGCAACCTGGGCGACGCGGACAGCCTGTTCATCGACCTCAAGAACGGCGAGCTGCACCGCGCCGACTTCATCGAAGGCAGCTGCTCCAACCCGGTGATCGAGCAGGTCAAGGCGCGCCGCACGCAGGGCGAGATCCGCGCGCCGGAAACCGAGCGCAACCAGCAGCCGCTGCGTTTCGAGAGCAAGCCGGCGCGTGCCCCGCAGCAGGGCACCGACTCGGCCAACCAGCGGCCGATCGTCGAACCCAGGCCTACGACGAGCGCGCCGACCGGCACGGATGACATGCGCAACGGGGAGGTGCAGCCATGA